In Synechococcales cyanobacterium T60_A2020_003, the genomic stretch CAATGGGTAATCGTTTCGTGCTGGGTAGGTAGGCTTCCCATCCTGCAAGGTTAGGAAGATGCTCGATCAGCTCTGGTAGTAAAGGGGGAGCATCTTGCGGCGTTTCAGGTAAAAGATTTGAACTAGAAGAAGGCATGGAGGATATAGAGGATTGCAAGCAGAGGGATGACCAAGGGAGGGTGTACAGATCACAACGCATCAACTTGGATGCATCGTAGACGTCAACAAAACCAAGCTACAAAACGTTAATCATTAAAGAATTCCGTAAGTGTTCATGGGTAACCTAAACATATAGTCCGCTAACGGCTTGCCAAACCTCAACCCCTGTCAAAAAACTTATGGACGGTGCTCACGATCCATTTCGTCAGGCTAATTACCGCTTCCGCAAAGCCGATCATGCCCGCTGGCATCGACTCCAAAGCAAGCGGCATATTCTGCGATCGCAAATTGGGTTTGTGGATTGCGGTACGTCACGCCCGAAAGCTTGTGAGGGATGCGAACACTATCACGGCATTGCGTACGGCTACAGTCGTCTTAATCGATCCATGCTAATTTGTGGATTTCACCCCTACGGCTGGCATCAAGACGATTCTTGTCCAGATTGGACACCGACTCCCCTGAATTCATGATTAATTCAAAAGTTATCTACCTAGTTCAGTGCAATCGCCGTGAATTAAACTACAGCGTCCACATGTAGTGAAGTACACATTTATTGAGCTACATTTTCTTTAAGCACGGAACTTCCCGGATGTTCATTATTCATTGCAGGGTTGCTATAGAGCTATAAACTAACTATCAACGTTCATGGTTGTACGCACCGCATGAAGGAAGTTGCTGGAACACCACAAACGACAGATAGGCAGGTGGGAGATTCCCTCTGTTCTGTGGCGCACCTGCACGTTTTGGTGGTCAGCAGTCAACTTACTCTGGCTCAAGCCTTGTCAGAGGCGCTGATTGGGCAAAACGAGTACCGGGTTTCCCAGAGCATTACCGTTAATGACGAAACGGCGATCGCCGTTATTCAGGAAGAGCGACCCGATGCAATATTTCTATCCGCCGATCCTGGCGGCCTGGATGGCTACAACATTTGTCGCCTTCTCAAAAAGGATGCCAGATTCTGGCGGGTTCCCGTAATTTTTATTGCGACAGAGCAACAAACGTTAGACGGCAGCCTAGTCTTTCAGGTGGGCGGAGCGGATTACCTCGTGTATCCGTTCGATCGCCATGACGTTATGACTCGTCTTGCCCACCAACTGGCCCTTCACCAACAGCAGGCCAACCTTTATCAGCTCGTTGATACCTTAGAAAACAAGGTTCAGACGCTTGAGCTTCAAAATCAAGAACTGAAAGGCCAAGTGGAGCGATCGCTCGTCCAATATCAACAACATGAGCAATTTCTTCGAGAACGGCAGGCCGTGGAGGCTACTCTTCGCGAAACGGAAGAAAAGTATCGCAGTATTTTCGAAAATGCGATTGAAGGGATTTTTCAAAGCCTCCCCAATCGCCGCTATTTGCGCGTCAACCCTGCGATGGCAAAGATTTATGGCTACGACTCACCTGATGATTTGATGCAATCGGTCACCGATATGAGTACGCTCTACATGCAGCCAAAGCGCTATGAAGAGCTAAATGCCTACATCCAAATCTATGATGAGGTGTTGGATTTTGAGTCTCAGGTCTACCGCAAAGATGGCAGCATTATTTGGGTTTCAGAGAATATTCGCACTGTTCGAAATGGCTCAGGAGAAGTGCTTTACTACGAAGGCAGCGTTACAGATGTTACCGAACGACGTTACGCTGAGGAAGAACTGCGCCGTCAGCGACTAAAAGCGGAACGATTATTGCTGAACGTTCTTCCCCAAAAGATCGCAGAGCGACTCAAGCGGGGATACAAAAGCATTGCAGATACCTTTTCAGATGTATCGGTTCTATTTGCCGATTTGGTCAATTTCACGCAGCTCTCATCAGAAATGCCTGCGTCTGATTTGGTGACATTGCTCAATCAAATCTTTTCAAGCTTTGATGAGTTGGTGGAACGCTATGGCATTGAGAAGGTGAAAACCATTGGTGATGCCTACATGGCCGTTGCTGGAATCCCAAGTCATAATCCTCGACATGCAGAGGCGATCGCCGACTTAGCGCTGGATATGCAAGACGCCATTCAAAAATTTTCTGCGCCCCGAGGCAAACCGTTTCAACTTCGTATTGGCATTCACACGGGTTCGGTGATTGCAGGGGTCATTGGCACCAAAAAGTTTAGCTATGACCTCTGGGGCGATACGGTAAATGTGGCCTCTCGGATGGAGTCCCAGGGAGAGGCTGGCCGCATTCAAGTGACGGAAGATATCTATAACGTGTTGCGCGATCGCTATCTATTTACGCCCCGTGGAGCCATTCTGATCAAGGGCAAAGGCAGCATGGAAACCTACTGGCTCAATGGGCGTCGTCCGTCCAAGGGCAAAGCTGACTTAAGTTCCTGAAATCTGAGTCTTCTCCCGGTTCTGTCCTTCGAGGCTTCAGGTCGGAGTTTTGCCAAGGTAGTCAATTACTCCTCTGCCACTGATGTCTCGGCTAACGATGGGTGAACCGTAATACTGGATCTGGCCTGCACCGCTTAGCTGAATCGCTAGGCGGTTTGTTGCCCACAGAACAGCGTTGCCAATCCCGCTGAGATCGATGGTGGCCGACTCGCTTTGCAAGTCTGAGGCAAGATACTGACCCGCTCCCGACAGCATCACCGTTTGATCAACAACTTGGCCTGCAATTTGGATGCGTCCAGCGCCGCTTCCATTGACGACCAGATGGTCTGCCGTGAGATGATCGATAGCCAGGGTGCCTGTCCCACTTACATCTGCATTAAACGTGGCTGAATTTAATAGCCGAGCATTGATATTCCCTAATCCAGATAGCTCTACGCGATCTAAATCCTGAACAGTCAGGTTGAACTGAATGGATCTGGCAGATGCAGGGGGAACGTCCTTTAGAGAGATAAAAAGCACCCCATCATCTACAACGATGTCAAAATCTCGGAGGAGGCTTTCCTCGGCAGACACCGTAAGGCGATCGCAATCGCCCTGGGTAACAACGAGTTCGCCCATCGCGCTAAACGAAACCTGGTGAACATCCTCCAAATCTTGACTGTAAGCCACAAGCTCGCCTGTCCTGCGCAACGAGCCGAAACCCACTATTAAGGTCAATACCAGTAGGAACAAAGCAATGAACTTTGGGATTTTCATAGGAAAGCATACTACCTGGGCAGAAATACCCATGGATAGATGTGACTTCAATTTATGACCGAAAAACCTACCAAACGCAAGCCATATGTGTCAGTTTTTGGAAACTGACCGTCTGACCTTAGGGCGACCTAGATTAATCTATCCATTGCCAAGGTTCCTGGTTCCGTAGAGAATCAAGGGAATATTCAACCATTGGCGATCGCCCAGTTCGAAAGAGTTCTATGAAACGAGTTGTTGATGCCATCAACGTATTGATTAGCATTGCGTTGATTACCTTTATTGCTGTAAGTCTCTTCCGTATTGGGTTCTATCTGTTCCAAACCCATCCCTTGATGTAACTCACCATCCCCATCAACGTTTAGCAGAGTTCTATGGCCGATTTACTTTCCCCCCAGATCAGCGATCGCATTTGCAAGCACATGAACGATGACCATGCCGATGCGATCGTTCTATACGCCCAGGCGTTTGCCGGACTTCCGGATGCGACTGCAGCCCAAATGCGTCGAATTGATCCAACCGGGATGGATCTTGACGTTGAGGTCGCCGGAACCTGGCAGCCTGTCCGGATTGCCTTTGACCATGAACTCCAAGATTCCGAAGATGCCCATCAAACCTTAATTGCGATGGTGAGACAGGCTCGCGTCGCCTTGGCATCTAAGGACTAATCTGGCGATTCACGGGTTGAAGATGTTTACCTCATGCCGCCCCCCGCGAGAAAGACATCGCGGAACATTAAGTTACATTACGCTTCCGATAAGAATTGCCGACCCTATTTTTACTAAATTTGTCGCAAGATAAAGGTGGTGTTACATCGGTAAATGGGAGGAGGTTGCATGGTTGCACTCACCGATCGCGTAGAGCGTCGCCTCACAATTCAAACGGCAGACGTGGCTCAGGATACGGTCACGATTCGCTCCCTCGACTGGGATCGCGATCGCTTCGATATTGAGTTTGGGCTACAAAACGGAACCACCTACAACTCGTTCCTGATTCGCGGCGAGAAAACCGCTCTGGTGGACACCTCCCACGAAAAGTTTCGGACGCTTTACCTGGACACATTGAAAGGACTCGTCGATCCCACCACGATCGACTATCTGATCATCAGCCACACCGAGCCGGATCATAGCGGTCTGGTTCATGACGTTCTGGCGATCGCACCCCAGGCAACGGTGGTGGGTTCAAAAGTCGCCATTCAGTTTCTAGAAAATCTGGTTCACCAGCCTTTTGAGAAAAAAATTGTTAAAAACGGCGACACCCTTGATTTAGGCAACGGGCACGTTCTGCAATTTGTGATGGCTCCAAACCTGCACTGGCCAGACACCATCTTTACCTACGATGCCGGAAGCCAAACACTATTTACCTGCGATGCGTTTGGGATGCACTATTGCAGTGACGCCACGTTTGATGAGGATCTGTCTACCATTGAGCCGGACTACCGCTTTTACTATGAATGCCTTATGGCACCCAACGCACGATCGGTGCTTTCTGCCATGAAGCGGATGGATGATTTAGGCCCCATTACCCGCATTGCCAACGGCCACGGCCCCCTACTCTATCACAATGTCCAGGAACTCACCGATCGCTATCGTCGCTGGAGTCAGGAAAAAGCAAAAGCGGAAACGACGACTGCCGTATTCTACGTGTCGGACTATGGCTACAGCGATCGCCTCTCGCAAGCGATCGCCAAGGGCATCACCAAAACCGGAGTTGCGGTGGAAATGATGGATCTCCGCTACGCCGATCCCCAAGACGTGAACGAGTTGGTGGGGCACGCGGCAGCCCTTGTCATTGGCATGCCCCCTGTCGGCGCAAGTGAAACCAAGGCATCGCTCAGTACGGTTCTAGCCGCTGCCCATGCCAAACAGGCCATTGGACTCTTTGAATCCTATGGTGGCAATGATGAACCCATTGATACGCTCGTCAGCCGTTTCCGCGAATTGGAACTGGTTGAAGCGTTTCCTGCCATCCGTGTGAAAGACACTCCCACCGAAGCAACCTATCAGCTCTGCGAAGAAGCCGGAACCGACCTAGGGCAGATGCTCACGTGCGATCGCACCATCAAGCAGGTGAAATCCATTGATGTGGATTTGCAAAAGGCGCTAGGGCGAATCAGCAGCGGTTTGTACATCATCACGGCAGCAAAAGGGGAACTTAGCGGTGCGATGCTGGCGTCGTGGGTATCCCAGGCCAGCTTCGAACCCCTCGGCGTTACGATTGCAGTCGCCAAGGATCGAGCGATTGAATCGCTGATGCAAGTGGGCGATCGCTTCGTCCTAAACGTCCTAGAGGAAGGAAACTATCAGGATCTGATGAAGCATTTCCTGAAGCGGTTCCCGCCGGGAGCCGATCGGTTTGCAGGCATCAAAACCCGGACTGCCGAAAATCATTCCCCGATTCTGGCCGATGCCCTCGCCTACATGGAATGTACGGTGCTCAGTCGCATGGAATGTGCCGATCACTGGATTGTGTATAGCGAGGTCAATGCTGGAAAGGTGTCTAAGCCAGAGTCCTTAACGGCTGTCCATCACCGTAAGATTGGCAATTACTACTAGGCTGTCGTTGTTTGACTTAGGATTCTGAATCCGTGGGTGTGGTGGTTTTGCTGCCACACCTATTGAGTTTGTCGTTACCGTTTCCTGGTTTGCCCAAGACCCAGTTTCCAGAGTCGCCAAACTATGGTTAACTCATAGGCAGTTCATACGCAGGTCTTTCTGCCAAGTTAGAAAATAAGACCCGCTACGAACTGTGCCATTCCGGGCTAAACACGCACAATCTTTTCCTAGTCGATTGCTTCTACGTATGGAATCATCTTCGCTTGCAACCCAAACGTCATCTAACGGATTAAGCCAAATGAGCACCTCAGTTGACGTATCCGTTGTTGTTCCGGTGTACAACGAGGTTGAGAGCCTGATTCCATTGCTAGAAGCGATCGCCTCTGTGATGCGGACTCAGCCTTTGACCTATGAAATTGTTTGCGTAGATGATGGTTCTACAGATGGCACAACCGATCTCCTGAGAAACCAAGCTCAAGAGCGGAACGATACCCGCGCGGTAATTCTGCGCCGCAACTACGGACAAACTGCTGCCATGGCAGCGGGATTTAACTATGCTCAAGGCCGTGCCATTGTCACCCTGGATGGAGATTTGCAGAACGATCCAGTCGATATTCCCCGACTACTGAACAAGTTGGATGAAGGGTATGACCTAGTCAGCGGATGGCGTAAAAATCGGCAAGATGCTGCCTTGACCCGTCTTCTGCCCTCTCGTATTGCAAACTGGCTGATTGGGGAAGTCACGGGAGTGCGGCTTCATGACTACGGCTGTTCCCTTAAAGCATACCGTT encodes the following:
- a CDS encoding DUF2470 domain-containing protein, whose product is MADLLSPQISDRICKHMNDDHADAIVLYAQAFAGLPDATAAQMRRIDPTGMDLDVEVAGTWQPVRIAFDHELQDSEDAHQTLIAMVRQARVALASKD
- a CDS encoding diflavin flavoprotein, whose translation is MVALTDRVERRLTIQTADVAQDTVTIRSLDWDRDRFDIEFGLQNGTTYNSFLIRGEKTALVDTSHEKFRTLYLDTLKGLVDPTTIDYLIISHTEPDHSGLVHDVLAIAPQATVVGSKVAIQFLENLVHQPFEKKIVKNGDTLDLGNGHVLQFVMAPNLHWPDTIFTYDAGSQTLFTCDAFGMHYCSDATFDEDLSTIEPDYRFYYECLMAPNARSVLSAMKRMDDLGPITRIANGHGPLLYHNVQELTDRYRRWSQEKAKAETTTAVFYVSDYGYSDRLSQAIAKGITKTGVAVEMMDLRYADPQDVNELVGHAAALVIGMPPVGASETKASLSTVLAAAHAKQAIGLFESYGGNDEPIDTLVSRFRELELVEAFPAIRVKDTPTEATYQLCEEAGTDLGQMLTCDRTIKQVKSIDVDLQKALGRISSGLYIITAAKGELSGAMLASWVSQASFEPLGVTIAVAKDRAIESLMQVGDRFVLNVLEEGNYQDLMKHFLKRFPPGADRFAGIKTRTAENHSPILADALAYMECTVLSRMECADHWIVYSEVNAGKVSKPESLTAVHHRKIGNYY
- a CDS encoding DUF2807 domain-containing protein, which codes for MAYSQDLEDVHQVSFSAMGELVVTQGDCDRLTVSAEESLLRDFDIVVDDGVLFISLKDVPPASARSIQFNLTVQDLDRVELSGLGNINARLLNSATFNADVSGTGTLAIDHLTADHLVVNGSGAGRIQIAGQVVDQTVMLSGAGQYLASDLQSESATIDLSGIGNAVLWATNRLAIQLSGAGQIQYYGSPIVSRDISGRGVIDYLGKTPT
- a CDS encoding PAS domain S-box protein produces the protein MAHLHVLVVSSQLTLAQALSEALIGQNEYRVSQSITVNDETAIAVIQEERPDAIFLSADPGGLDGYNICRLLKKDARFWRVPVIFIATEQQTLDGSLVFQVGGADYLVYPFDRHDVMTRLAHQLALHQQQANLYQLVDTLENKVQTLELQNQELKGQVERSLVQYQQHEQFLRERQAVEATLRETEEKYRSIFENAIEGIFQSLPNRRYLRVNPAMAKIYGYDSPDDLMQSVTDMSTLYMQPKRYEELNAYIQIYDEVLDFESQVYRKDGSIIWVSENIRTVRNGSGEVLYYEGSVTDVTERRYAEEELRRQRLKAERLLLNVLPQKIAERLKRGYKSIADTFSDVSVLFADLVNFTQLSSEMPASDLVTLLNQIFSSFDELVERYGIEKVKTIGDAYMAVAGIPSHNPRHAEAIADLALDMQDAIQKFSAPRGKPFQLRIGIHTGSVIAGVIGTKKFSYDLWGDTVNVASRMESQGEAGRIQVTEDIYNVLRDRYLFTPRGAILIKGKGSMETYWLNGRRPSKGKADLSS
- a CDS encoding glycosyltransferase family 2 protein: MESSSLATQTSSNGLSQMSTSVDVSVVVPVYNEVESLIPLLEAIASVMRTQPLTYEIVCVDDGSTDGTTDLLRNQAQERNDTRAVILRRNYGQTAAMAAGFNYAQGRAIVTLDGDLQNDPVDIPRLLNKLDEGYDLVSGWRKNRQDAALTRLLPSRIANWLIGEVTGVRLHDYGCSLKAYRSELVADMNLYGELHRFLPALAYIEGARITEMPVLHHARQFGQSKYGLGRTFRVMMDLMTIFFMKKFLTKPMHGFGFFGLGSMIVGFLLGIYLTFLKFGLGQSIGDRPLLILAVVLFLTGVQLFCFGLLAELLIRTYHESQGRPIYRVREVVGSGE